From Mycobacterium lacus, one genomic window encodes:
- the nrdR gene encoding transcriptional regulator NrdR, whose translation MHCPFCRHPDSRVIDSRETDEGQAIRRRRSCPECGRRFTTVETAVLAVVKRSGVTEPFSRDKVISGVRRACQGRQVDDDALNLLAQQVEDTVRAAGSPEVPSHEVGLAILGPLRELDEVAYLRFASVYRSFSSADDFEREIEALRAHRKVSTPS comes from the coding sequence ATGCACTGTCCGTTCTGCCGGCATCCCGACTCCCGGGTGATCGACTCGCGGGAAACCGACGAGGGCCAGGCCATTCGGCGCCGCCGGTCGTGTCCTGAGTGTGGACGACGGTTCACCACCGTAGAAACCGCGGTCCTTGCTGTGGTCAAGCGCAGCGGTGTCACAGAACCCTTCAGCCGGGACAAAGTCATCAGTGGCGTTCGTCGGGCCTGTCAGGGCCGTCAAGTGGACGACGACGCGTTGAACCTTCTGGCCCAGCAGGTGGAGGACACGGTGCGCGCCGCCGGGTCGCCGGAGGTCCCAAGTCACGAAGTTGGCCTGGCGATCCTCGGGCCGTTGCGCGAACTCGACGAGGTCGCATACCTGCGCTTCGCGTCGGTGTACCGGTCCTTCTCGTCGGCGGACGACTTCGAGCGCGAAATCGAGGCGCTTCGCGCGCACCGCAAGGTATCGACTCCGAGTTGA
- a CDS encoding alpha/beta fold hydrolase — MTERKRNLRPVREVTAPSLQFRTIHGYQRAFRIAGDGPAILLIHGIGDNSTTWNDIHAKLAQRFTVIAPDLLGHGKSDKPRADYSVAAYANGMRDLLSVLDIERVTVIGHSLGGGVAMQFAYQFPQLVERLVLVAAGGVTKDVNVVLRLASLPMGSEALALLRLPLVLPAVQLVGRVVGVVLGSTGLGRDLPNVLRILDDLPEPTASSAFSRTLRAVVDWRGQIVTMLDRCYLTQAIPVQIIWGTRDVVVPVRHAHMAHAAMPGSQLEIFEGSGHFPFHDDPARFIDVVQRFIDTTQPAEYDQVALRELLRTGSGERTVSGPADTRVAVLNAMGADERSAT; from the coding sequence ATGACCGAGCGGAAGCGCAATCTTCGCCCGGTGCGGGAAGTGACTGCGCCCTCATTACAGTTCCGCACCATTCACGGTTACCAGCGGGCGTTCCGCATCGCGGGTGACGGGCCGGCAATTCTCCTGATCCATGGCATCGGTGACAATTCGACCACCTGGAATGACATTCACGCCAAGCTCGCACAGCGGTTCACGGTCATCGCCCCGGATCTGCTGGGCCACGGGAAGTCCGACAAGCCGCGCGCCGACTATTCGGTCGCGGCGTACGCCAACGGAATGCGCGACCTGCTTAGCGTGCTCGATATCGAGCGGGTGACCGTTATCGGACATTCGCTTGGCGGTGGGGTGGCGATGCAATTCGCCTACCAATTCCCGCAGCTGGTCGAGCGGCTGGTTCTGGTCGCTGCCGGCGGCGTCACCAAGGATGTCAACGTCGTCCTGAGACTGGCCTCGTTGCCGATGGGCAGCGAGGCCCTGGCCTTGCTGCGGTTACCCCTGGTGCTGCCTGCCGTTCAGCTGGTCGGGCGGGTGGTAGGCGTGGTGCTCGGATCGACCGGCCTGGGACGCGACCTGCCGAATGTGCTGCGGATCCTGGATGACCTACCGGAACCGACGGCCTCCTCGGCGTTCAGCCGCACCTTGCGGGCTGTGGTCGATTGGCGCGGGCAGATCGTCACCATGCTGGACCGATGTTATTTGACGCAGGCCATCCCGGTGCAGATCATTTGGGGCACGCGGGATGTGGTGGTACCGGTGCGCCACGCCCACATGGCGCACGCCGCCATGCCGGGCTCCCAGCTGGAGATCTTCGAGGGCTCAGGCCATTTCCCGTTCCACGACGACCCAGCCCGATTCATCGACGTCGTCCAGCGCTTCATCGACACCACCCAGCCCGCCGAATACGACCAGGTCGCGCTTCGCGAGTTGCTCCGCACGGGCAGCGGCGAACGTACGGTGTCGGGCCCGGCCGACACTCGCGTCGCCGTGCTGAACGCCATGGGCGCCGACGAACGCAGCGCCACCTGA
- a CDS encoding LGFP repeat-containing protein, with protein sequence MNRQRGQLGRLVARALVGLAGMALAAVLTPVAVASPIGDAEDAIMAAWEKAGGDSSPLGARTGDVYPVGDGFACDFAGGKFFYTTASGARFMYGPVLAKYEQLGGPVGSDLGFPTINEVPGLAGPDSRVSTFSASDTPVIFWTPDHGAFVVRGALNAAWDKLGSSGGVLGAPVGDETYDGDVTSQKFSGGELSWNRKTKEFTTIPAVLGEQLQGLQFVMDPPAAINMAWRAAGGATGPLGAKKGGQYPIGGDGIAQDFVGGKIFFSPATGANAVESDILAKYESLGGPVSSDLGFPVANESDGGVGQSRIVTFSAADKPVIFWTSDHGAVVVRGAMKAAWDKLKGPTGKLGAPVGDQTVDGDVVSQKFTGGKISWNRATNTFTTDPANLAPLLSGLQVSGQNQPSTSASPPHAKAFTWHWWYLMGVIPVLLLIVMFALVAIGWRRRRTAPDTTAYEHDYEEDAAYESAAADGHWPHEDADLGLEHYYPGDQHPPDDYGLHAGSVSRVSWPRGAAAGAGQTEHVPTGRAYGGDVAPRSDEGFAFEEQDADAVDTTPTPVVTDADLRSAGFPDAAVAETVIPEPVVPEVVAADEVFPDDVGPDIAGAKARASEMGFPETAVPEPEVRTGRHAAAEPGADAFEAVAAAAAEMPSAPPAGVAPAPAARPTIHLPLDDPYQAPEGYPIKASARFGLYYSPSSALYHDTLAEIWFASEEVAQANGFIKAD encoded by the coding sequence GTGAACAGGCAGAGAGGTCAATTGGGCAGGCTGGTCGCACGGGCGCTGGTCGGCTTGGCGGGCATGGCGTTGGCCGCCGTGCTGACACCTGTCGCAGTGGCTTCGCCGATAGGCGACGCCGAGGATGCCATCATGGCCGCGTGGGAGAAGGCCGGTGGCGACAGTTCACCGCTCGGCGCCCGCACCGGTGATGTCTACCCCGTTGGCGACGGGTTCGCCTGCGACTTTGCGGGTGGCAAGTTTTTCTACACGACGGCTAGCGGTGCCAGGTTCATGTACGGGCCGGTCCTGGCCAAATACGAACAGCTAGGCGGTCCGGTCGGCAGCGATCTGGGATTCCCGACCATCAACGAAGTGCCCGGCCTTGCGGGACCCGACAGTCGCGTGAGCACGTTTTCGGCCAGCGACACCCCGGTGATTTTCTGGACTCCCGACCACGGCGCATTCGTTGTGCGCGGCGCGCTCAACGCGGCGTGGGACAAGCTTGGCAGCTCGGGCGGCGTTCTGGGTGCACCGGTCGGGGACGAAACCTACGACGGCGACGTAACTTCCCAGAAGTTCAGCGGCGGTGAGCTCTCCTGGAACCGGAAAACCAAGGAGTTCACCACGATCCCTGCAGTGCTGGGCGAGCAACTACAAGGGCTGCAGTTCGTGATGGACCCCCCTGCGGCCATCAACATGGCCTGGCGCGCGGCAGGCGGCGCCACCGGTCCGCTGGGCGCCAAGAAGGGCGGTCAGTACCCCATCGGCGGCGACGGAATTGCCCAGGACTTCGTCGGCGGCAAGATCTTTTTCAGCCCGGCCACCGGTGCGAATGCCGTCGAGAGCGACATCCTGGCGAAGTACGAGTCGCTGGGTGGGCCGGTGAGCAGCGACCTGGGTTTCCCCGTCGCCAACGAGTCGGACGGCGGCGTCGGGCAGAGCCGGATCGTGACGTTCTCTGCGGCGGACAAGCCGGTGATCTTCTGGACGTCTGACCACGGCGCGGTCGTCGTGCGCGGAGCCATGAAGGCCGCGTGGGACAAGCTCAAGGGCCCCACCGGCAAACTCGGCGCGCCGGTCGGCGACCAGACCGTGGATGGCGACGTCGTGTCGCAAAAATTCACCGGCGGAAAGATCTCCTGGAACCGCGCGACGAACACGTTCACCACCGACCCGGCGAACCTGGCACCGTTGCTGTCCGGTCTACAAGTGTCAGGGCAAAACCAGCCCAGCACTTCCGCGTCGCCGCCGCACGCCAAGGCGTTCACCTGGCACTGGTGGTACTTGATGGGTGTCATCCCGGTGCTGCTACTGATCGTCATGTTCGCATTGGTGGCGATCGGGTGGCGTCGGCGCCGTACCGCCCCTGACACCACCGCCTACGAGCATGACTACGAGGAGGACGCGGCCTACGAGAGCGCCGCGGCTGACGGGCACTGGCCGCATGAGGACGCCGATCTCGGCCTCGAGCACTACTACCCGGGCGACCAGCATCCGCCGGACGACTATGGGCTGCATGCCGGCTCCGTGTCGCGGGTCAGCTGGCCACGAGGCGCCGCGGCTGGTGCCGGCCAGACGGAGCATGTCCCGACCGGCCGAGCGTACGGCGGCGACGTCGCGCCCCGATCCGACGAGGGCTTCGCGTTCGAAGAGCAGGATGCCGACGCGGTGGACACCACGCCCACCCCCGTCGTGACGGATGCCGACCTGCGCAGTGCCGGCTTTCCGGACGCAGCGGTAGCCGAGACCGTCATTCCCGAGCCTGTCGTTCCGGAAGTCGTGGCCGCAGACGAGGTGTTTCCGGACGACGTTGGTCCGGACATCGCGGGTGCCAAGGCCCGGGCTTCGGAGATGGGATTCCCGGAGACCGCTGTCCCCGAACCCGAGGTGAGAACCGGGCGCCACGCCGCCGCGGAGCCCGGGGCAGATGCTTTTGAGGCGGTCGCCGCGGCGGCCGCGGAAATGCCGAGCGCGCCACCGGCCGGGGTCGCGCCCGCTCCGGCCGCGCGTCCCACGATCCATCTGCCGCTGGACGACCCGTACCAGGCGCCCGAGGGTTACCCCATCAAGGCGAGCGCGCGCTTCGGTTTGTATTACAGCCCCAGCAGCGCCCTGTATCACGACACGCTCGCCGAAATCTGGTTCGCCAGCGAAGAAGTCGCACAGGCCAACGGCTTCATCAAGGCCGACTGA
- a CDS encoding LysM peptidoglycan-binding domain-containing protein, whose protein sequence is MMLSQAGPSRTRGVRGPVHGPFVAQPRPGRVALAPSRRPGPSRPAGAPLRYHRTGVAFSTAPHRTRPVTLTTTVGLALLAGVITLWLGLVGHFGGMINGDPADAAARVPDRLAVVRVEDGESLRDVAARVAPDAPVRRVADRIRELNALDSTTLSAGQTLIVPVG, encoded by the coding sequence ATGATGCTCAGCCAGGCAGGCCCGTCGCGTACGCGTGGTGTGCGTGGCCCGGTCCACGGGCCGTTCGTCGCGCAACCTCGGCCCGGCCGGGTTGCGTTGGCGCCGTCGCGGAGGCCCGGCCCGTCGAGGCCAGCGGGGGCACCGCTGCGCTACCACCGAACGGGTGTCGCGTTCTCGACCGCGCCCCATCGCACTCGTCCCGTCACGCTGACGACGACGGTGGGGCTGGCCCTGCTCGCCGGGGTGATCACGCTCTGGCTCGGCTTGGTAGGCCATTTCGGGGGCATGATCAACGGCGACCCCGCCGATGCGGCGGCTCGAGTACCCGACAGGCTCGCGGTGGTGCGGGTTGAAGACGGCGAGTCCCTGCGGGACGTGGCCGCGCGGGTCGCGCCCGACGCGCCGGTGCGCCGGGTCGCTGACCGTATCCGTGAACTCAACGCCTTGGACTCGACGACGCTAAGCGCGGGCCAGACCCTGATCGTGCCGGTCGGCTGA
- a CDS encoding TerC/Alx family metal homeostasis membrane protein translates to MGVSGLAWALTIAVIVGLMVFDYVFQVRATHVPTLRQAVVWSATYVGIAILFGIAVVVFGSPAMGIECFAGYLSNEALSVDNLFVFLVIISGFGVPRVAQQKVLLFGIAFALVARTVLILVGAVLIENFDWAFYVFGLSLLLLAGNLAKPAEPEGRNPDPVDRRFVVRLANRFLRTSRDYDADRLFTVENGKRVMTPVFLAMIAVGGSDVLFAFDSVPALFGLTANVYLVFAATAFSLLGLRQLYFLIDNLLDRLVYLSYGLAAILGFIGIKLILDALRNNNIPFINHGRTVTAVKVSTATSLAVIVVILLITTAVSVLSARGRAQNSIARARRHATEYLDPHYEANPIEREKIFTTLLAEERQIRALPTKYRTNIRNEAELMELLRRAHQEHDGQNQGSTP, encoded by the coding sequence ATGGGTGTTTCCGGACTTGCCTGGGCCCTCACCATCGCCGTGATCGTCGGCCTGATGGTGTTCGACTACGTCTTCCAAGTGCGCGCGACACATGTCCCGACGTTACGTCAGGCCGTCGTCTGGTCGGCAACCTATGTCGGGATCGCGATCCTATTCGGCATCGCGGTGGTGGTCTTCGGCAGCCCGGCCATGGGTATTGAGTGTTTCGCCGGCTACCTGAGCAACGAAGCCTTGTCCGTCGACAACTTGTTCGTTTTCTTGGTCATCATCAGCGGTTTTGGGGTGCCCAGGGTGGCCCAGCAGAAGGTGCTGTTGTTCGGTATCGCGTTCGCGCTCGTCGCGCGCACCGTACTCATCCTGGTCGGTGCCGTGCTCATCGAGAACTTCGATTGGGCGTTCTACGTGTTCGGTCTGAGCCTGTTGTTGCTGGCGGGCAACCTCGCCAAACCCGCAGAGCCAGAAGGCCGCAACCCCGATCCGGTTGACAGGCGGTTTGTCGTCCGGCTGGCCAACCGGTTCTTGCGCACCTCGCGGGACTACGACGCCGACCGATTGTTCACGGTGGAGAACGGAAAACGGGTGATGACACCGGTGTTTCTGGCCATGATCGCCGTGGGCGGCAGTGACGTCCTGTTCGCGTTCGATTCGGTCCCGGCGCTGTTCGGCCTGACCGCGAACGTCTACCTGGTGTTTGCGGCCACCGCGTTCTCATTGCTGGGCCTCCGCCAGTTGTACTTCTTGATCGACAATCTGCTGGATCGGCTGGTCTATCTGTCCTACGGGCTGGCGGCCATTCTTGGCTTCATAGGCATCAAGCTGATCCTAGACGCGTTGCGCAACAACAATATTCCGTTCATCAACCACGGTCGGACGGTCACCGCCGTGAAAGTGAGCACAGCGACGTCGCTGGCGGTGATCGTCGTCATCCTGCTGATTACGACCGCGGTATCGGTGCTCTCGGCGCGTGGACGCGCGCAGAATTCCATAGCCCGGGCCCGCCGGCATGCCACCGAATACCTCGACCCGCACTATGAGGCGAATCCCATCGAACGCGAGAAGATCTTCACCACACTTCTCGCCGAGGAACGCCAAATCCGCGCGCTCCCAACCAAATACCGCACGAATATCCGAAACGAAGCCGAGCTGATGGAGTTGCTGCGAAGGGCGCACCAGGAGCACGACGGACAGAACCAGGGCTCGACGCCCTGA
- the lexA gene encoding transcriptional repressor LexA produces MSDNTDTSTRRKRSEADAADGRLMPVDSTLTERQRTILNVIRASVTGRGYPPSIREICDAVGLTSTSSVAHQLRTLERKGYLRRDPNRPRAVDVRGADDATPPPSTEVAGSDALPEPTFVPVLGRIAAGGPILAEEAVEDVFPLPRELVGEGTLFLLKVVGDSMIEAAICDGDWVVVRQQNVADNGDIVAAMIDGEATVKTFKRARGQVWLMPHNPAFDPIPGNDATVLGKVVTVIRKI; encoded by the coding sequence ATGAGCGACAACACCGACACCTCGACCCGGCGTAAGAGATCTGAAGCAGACGCCGCCGATGGCCGCTTGATGCCCGTGGATTCGACGCTGACGGAGCGACAGCGCACCATCCTGAACGTCATCCGCGCTTCGGTCACCGGCCGCGGATACCCGCCGAGCATCCGGGAAATCTGCGACGCCGTGGGTCTAACGTCGACGTCCTCGGTTGCTCACCAGCTCCGCACCCTGGAGCGCAAGGGCTACCTGCGCCGTGACCCCAACCGCCCACGGGCGGTCGACGTGCGCGGTGCCGACGACGCGACACCGCCGCCCAGCACCGAAGTCGCGGGCTCGGATGCCTTGCCGGAGCCCACCTTTGTCCCGGTCCTCGGACGCATCGCGGCAGGCGGTCCGATCCTTGCCGAGGAGGCCGTCGAAGACGTCTTCCCGTTGCCCCGCGAGTTGGTCGGCGAGGGCACCCTGTTCCTGCTCAAGGTGGTCGGTGACTCGATGATCGAAGCCGCCATCTGTGACGGCGACTGGGTGGTGGTGCGGCAACAGAACGTCGCCGACAACGGCGACATTGTCGCGGCCATGATCGACGGCGAGGCCACCGTGAAAACCTTCAAGCGAGCGCGCGGTCAGGTCTGGCTGATGCCGCACAACCCGGCGTTCGATCCCATACCCGGCAACGACGCGACGGTGCTGGGCAAGGTCGTCACGGTGATTCGCAAAATATAG
- a CDS encoding peroxynitrite isomerase translates to MPADLHPDLEELAPLLGSWAGRGAGKYPTIEPFEYFEEVLFSHVGKPFLAYAQKTRAVADGKPLHAETGYLRVPRPGHVELVLAHPSGITEIEVGTYSVTGDLVEIELSTSPIGAIGLTPTAKEVTALGRSVRVAGDDLSYALRMGAVGQPLQDHLAATLHRQH, encoded by the coding sequence ATGCCTGCCGACCTGCACCCCGACCTCGAGGAGTTGGCGCCCCTGCTTGGTAGTTGGGCCGGCCGTGGCGCGGGCAAGTATCCGACGATCGAGCCGTTCGAGTACTTCGAGGAAGTCCTGTTCTCCCACGTGGGCAAGCCATTTCTGGCCTACGCGCAAAAGACCAGGGCGGTCGCCGACGGGAAGCCGTTGCACGCCGAGACGGGGTATCTCCGCGTGCCGAGACCAGGTCACGTTGAACTGGTTCTGGCGCATCCGAGCGGCATCACCGAAATCGAGGTGGGCACCTATTCGGTGACCGGTGACCTCGTCGAGATCGAGTTATCCACGAGTCCGATCGGGGCCATCGGATTGACGCCGACCGCCAAAGAGGTAACTGCACTTGGCCGTTCCGTACGCGTGGCGGGCGACGACCTTTCGTACGCGTTGCGGATGGGCGCGGTCGGGCAACCCTTGCAGGATCACCTCGCGGCCACGTTGCACCGACAGCACTGA
- the sthA gene encoding Si-specific NAD(P)(+) transhydrogenase, with protein sequence MQEYDIVVIGSGPGGQKAAIAAAKLGKTVAIIERGRMLGGVCVNTGTIPSKTLREAVLYLTGMNQRELYGASYRVKDRITPADLLRRTQHVIGKEVDVVRNQLMRNRVDLLVGHGRFVDPHTIVIEDPGRREMTTVTGDYIVIATGTRPARPSGVEFDEQRVLDSDGILDLRSLPSSMVVVGAGVIGIEYASMFAALGTKVTVVEKRENMLDFCDPEVVEALKFHLRDLAVTFRFGEEVTAVDVGSAGTVTTLASGKQIPAETVMYSAGRQGQTDHLDLHNAGLQVEGRGRIWVDEQFKTKVDHIYAVGDVIGFPALAATSMEQGRLAAYHAFGEPTDGITELQPIGIYSIPEISYVGATEVELTKDSIPYEVGVARYRELARGQIAGDSYGMLKLLVSTEDRKLLGVHIFGTSATEMVHIGQAVMGCGGTVDYLVDAVFNYPTFSEAYKVAALDVTNKMRALSQFRR encoded by the coding sequence ATGCAGGAGTACGACATTGTCGTCATCGGCTCGGGGCCAGGCGGCCAGAAGGCCGCCATCGCCGCAGCCAAGTTGGGCAAGACGGTTGCGATCATTGAACGCGGCCGAATGCTCGGCGGGGTGTGCGTGAATACGGGCACGATCCCGTCCAAGACGTTGCGCGAGGCGGTGCTTTACCTCACCGGCATGAACCAGCGCGAGCTCTACGGCGCGAGCTACCGCGTGAAAGACCGGATCACCCCGGCCGACCTACTGAGACGAACCCAACACGTGATCGGCAAGGAAGTCGACGTGGTGCGCAACCAGTTGATGCGCAACCGAGTCGACCTGTTGGTGGGGCACGGCCGGTTCGTTGACCCGCACACCATCGTCATCGAAGACCCGGGCCGCAGGGAGATGACCACCGTCACCGGCGATTACATCGTCATCGCCACCGGCACCCGGCCGGCGCGCCCGTCTGGAGTCGAGTTCGACGAGCAACGCGTGCTGGACTCCGACGGCATCCTCGATCTCAGGTCGCTCCCGTCCTCGATGGTCGTGGTCGGTGCCGGAGTGATCGGCATTGAGTACGCCTCCATGTTCGCCGCGCTGGGCACCAAGGTGACCGTCGTGGAAAAGCGCGAAAACATGCTGGACTTCTGCGACCCTGAGGTGGTCGAAGCGCTGAAATTCCACCTGCGCGACTTGGCGGTCACCTTCCGGTTCGGCGAGGAAGTGACCGCGGTCGACGTCGGCTCTGCGGGCACCGTCACCACCCTGGCCAGCGGCAAGCAGATTCCCGCCGAGACTGTGATGTACTCCGCGGGACGCCAAGGGCAGACTGATCACCTCGACCTACACAACGCCGGGCTGCAGGTCGAAGGCCGCGGACGGATCTGGGTCGATGAGCAGTTCAAGACCAAGGTGGACCACATCTATGCCGTCGGCGACGTCATCGGCTTCCCCGCCCTGGCCGCGACCTCGATGGAGCAGGGCCGGCTGGCCGCCTACCACGCCTTCGGCGAACCCACCGACGGTATCACCGAGCTGCAACCCATCGGGATCTACTCGATTCCCGAGATCTCCTATGTGGGGGCCACCGAGGTGGAGTTGACCAAGGACTCAATCCCATACGAGGTTGGGGTGGCCCGGTATCGCGAACTCGCGCGGGGGCAGATCGCCGGCGACTCCTACGGCATGCTCAAGCTGCTGGTTTCCACCGAGGATCGCAAGCTGCTCGGGGTGCACATATTCGGCACCAGCGCCACCGAGATGGTGCACATCGGGCAGGCCGTGATGGGGTGCGGAGGCACCGTCGACTACCTGGTCGACGCGGTGTTCAACTATCCGACGTTCTCCGAGGCCTACAAGGTCGCCGCGCTGGACGTGACGAACAAGATGCGGGCGCTCAGTCAGTTCCGCCGCTGA
- a CDS encoding PhzF family phenazine biosynthesis protein encodes MGIDVTVLRVFTDSDGNFGNPLGVVDASKVEPRDRQHLAAQLGFSETVFVDLPHPGSTTAHAAIYTPRTEVPFAGHPTVGASWWLRESGMPINTLQVPAGIVQVSYEGDLTAIRARAEWAPELAIHDLDSLDDLAAADPADFPDDIAHYLWTWTDRAAGSLRARMFADNLGVPEDEATGSAAVRMTDYLSRDLVIIQGKGSIIETTWSPEGWVRVAGRVVNDGVTHVD; translated from the coding sequence ATGGGAATCGACGTCACGGTGTTGCGGGTTTTCACAGACTCGGACGGGAACTTCGGGAATCCGCTTGGCGTGGTCGATGCCAGCAAGGTTGAACCACGGGATCGGCAGCACCTGGCGGCCCAATTGGGCTTCAGCGAAACGGTATTCGTTGACCTTCCCCACCCCGGCTCGACCACCGCACACGCTGCGATCTACACTCCGCGAACCGAGGTCCCGTTCGCCGGCCACCCAACCGTAGGGGCGTCCTGGTGGCTGCGCGAGAGCGGCATGCCGATCAACACGCTGCAGGTGCCGGCCGGCATCGTGCAGGTGAGCTATGAAGGCGACCTCACCGCGATTAGAGCACGCGCAGAGTGGGCACCTGAGTTGGCCATCCACGACCTCGATTCACTCGACGATCTTGCGGCCGCCGACCCCGCCGATTTTCCCGACGACATCGCGCACTACCTGTGGACGTGGACCGACCGGGCGGCCGGATCATTGCGTGCCCGAATGTTTGCCGACAACCTGGGCGTCCCGGAAGACGAAGCCACCGGTTCCGCGGCCGTACGGATGACCGACTACCTCAGCCGCGACCTCGTCATCATCCAGGGCAAGGGATCGATAATCGAAACCACCTGGAGCCCCGAGGGCTGGGTTCGGGTTGCCGGCCGGGTCGTCAACGACGGTGTCACACACGTTGACTGA
- a CDS encoding proteasome assembly chaperone family protein → MAHDQDPEEGQYYQPGQPGMYELEFPAPQLVTSDGRGPVLVHALEGFSDAGHAIRLAAAHLKAALDTELVASFAIDELLDYRSRRPLMTFKTDHFTHYEDPELSLYALRDSVGTPFLLLAGMEPDLKWERFITAVRLLAERLGVRQTIGLGTVPMAVPHTRPITMTAHSNNRELIADFQPWISEIQVPGSASNLLEYRMAQNGHEVVGFTVHVPHYLTQTDYPAAAQALLEQVAKTGSLQLPLAALAEAAADIRAKIDEQVQASAEVAQVVAALERQYDAFIDAQANRSLLARDEDLPSGDELGAEFERFLAQQAEKKFDDDEPA, encoded by the coding sequence ATGGCTCACGATCAGGACCCCGAAGAGGGACAGTACTACCAGCCAGGCCAACCCGGCATGTACGAGCTCGAGTTCCCGGCGCCTCAGTTGGTGACCTCCGATGGCCGCGGTCCGGTATTAGTGCACGCTTTGGAGGGCTTCTCCGACGCGGGGCACGCGATCCGGCTGGCAGCCGCGCACCTCAAGGCTGCCCTGGACACAGAGCTCGTCGCGTCCTTTGCGATCGACGAGCTGCTGGACTATCGATCGCGGCGCCCGCTGATGACCTTCAAGACCGACCACTTCACCCACTACGAGGATCCCGAGCTCAGCTTGTACGCGCTGCGCGACAGCGTCGGCACGCCGTTTCTGCTGCTGGCCGGCATGGAACCGGATCTGAAGTGGGAACGCTTCATCACGGCGGTGCGACTGCTGGCCGAGCGTCTGGGGGTACGGCAAACCATCGGCCTGGGTACCGTCCCGATGGCGGTTCCACACACCCGGCCGATCACGATGACTGCACACTCCAACAACCGAGAACTGATCGCCGACTTCCAGCCATGGATCTCCGAGATCCAGGTTCCTGGTAGCGCTTCCAACCTGCTGGAATACCGAATGGCCCAAAACGGTCACGAGGTCGTCGGGTTCACCGTGCACGTCCCGCACTACCTCACTCAAACCGACTACCCCGCCGCCGCCCAGGCGCTGCTTGAGCAAGTGGCAAAGACCGGATCGCTGCAGCTGCCGCTCGCGGCGCTGGCCGAAGCGGCAGCGGACATCCGGGCCAAGATCGACGAGCAGGTCCAGGCGAGCGCCGAGGTCGCTCAAGTGGTGGCCGCGCTCGAGCGTCAGTACGATGCGTTCATCGACGCTCAGGCGAACAGGTCGTTACTAGCACGCGACGAAGACCTGCCTAGCGGCGACGAGCTTGGGGCCGAGTTCGAGCGATTCCTAGCTCAGCAGGCAGAGAAGAAGTTTGACGACGACGAACCGGCTTAA